ACCCGGTTACGAGCATAAGGAGACGATCGCGACCGGCACCGCGTCCGCCGCGCGCGGCGGATTCACGACGATCGCGTGTATGCCGAACACGAAGCCGCCGACGGATACGCCCGAGAGAGTGCGGTACGTGCTGGACAAAGCCAAGGAAGCGGGTCCTGTGCGCGTGCTGCCTTACGCGGCGATTACGAAAAGCCAGCTCGGCCGCGAGCTGACCGATTTCGCCGCGCTGAAGGAAGCCGGAGCGATCGGCTTTACGGATGACGGGGTCGGCGTGCAAAACGCGAAGATGATGAAGGACGCGATGGCGCTGGCCGCTTCGCTGGGGCTGCCGATCGTCGCGCACTGCGAGGAAGACACGCTGCTCGAAGGAGCGGCATTCTCCGAGGGCGAGTTCGTCAAGCGACACGGGCTCAAAGGCATCCCGAACGAGTCCGAGTCGATCCACGTCGGCCGCGATACGCTGCTGGCGGAAGCGACGGGCGTTCATTACCACGTCTGCCACGTCAGCACGGAGCAGTCGGTGCGCCTGATCCGGCTCGCCAAGCAGCATGGCGTGCGCGTCACCGCCGAGGTGTGTCCGCACCATCTGCTGCTGTCGGACGAGGACATCCCGGGTCTGGACGCCAACTGGAAGATGAACCCGCCGCTGCGCTCGCCGCGCGACGTCAAAGCCGTGATCGAAGGGCTTGAAGACGGGACGATCGATATCATCGTGACGGACCACGCTCCGCACAGCGAGGAAGAAAAAGCGAGGGGCGTCGACAAAGCGCCGTTCGGCATCGTCGGCTTCGAGACGGCGTTTCCGCTGTTGTATACGAAATTCGTCGCAACCGGCCGCTGGAGTCTGGGCTTCCTGCTGGAGCGCATGACCCGCAAGCCCGCCGACGTGTTCGGGCTTGGGCTGGGCCGCCTGGAGCCCGGCCAGCCGGCGGATCTGACGATCGTGGATTTGGAGAAAGAGGCGGAGGTCGACCCCGCGAAATTCCTGACCAAGGGACGAAACACTCCGTTCGCCGGCTGGAAGCTGAAGGGCTGGCCGGTCTGGACCATGGCCGCAGGCCGTGTCGCTTGGAGCGAATAAAACTTCATCACGCCAACTAACCAGACGATTCGAATTGAAGGAGATGACACGCATGCAGGCCATTCTGTTATTGGAAGACGGAACGGTATTCACCGGACGCGCGTTTGGCGCTCAGACGGATAGCGTGGGCGAAGTCGTGTTCAACACCGGCATCACCGGTTATCAGGAAGTATTGTCCGATCCCTCGTACTGCGGACAAATCGTCACGATGACCTACCCGCTGATCGGCAACTACGGCATTACCCGCGACGATTTCGAGTCGGTCCGCCCTTATATTCACGGTTTTGTCGTGCGGGAACAGGAAACCGTGCCGAGCAACTGGAGAGCGCAATATTCGCTCGACGAGCTGCTGAAGGAATACGGCATCCCGGGCATATACGGCATCGACACGCGTATGCTGACCCGCAAAATCCGTCACCACGGCGTGATGAAAGGCGTGCTCTCGACCAGCGGCAAATCCGTTGAAGAGCTGCGCCAACTGCTGGATTCGACGCCGCTGATGACGGATCAGGTATCGCGCGTCTCCACCCGCAGCGTCTTCTCCGCGCCCGGCGACAAGCATCGTGTCGTGCTGATGGATTTCGGCGCCAAGAGCGGCATCCTGCGCGATCTGACCAAACGCGGCTGCGACGTCGTCGTCGTGCCTCACGACACAACCGCCGACCAGATCCGCCGGCTGGCCCCGGACGGCATCCTGCTGTCCAACGGTCCGGGGGACCCGAAGGATGTGCCGCATGCGGTCCAGACGGTCCGGGAGCTGCTGGGCGAGTACCCGCTGTTCGGCATCTGCCTGGGGCATCAACTGTTCGCGCTCGCTTGCGGCGCCGACACGACGAAGCTGAAGTTCGGCCATCGCGGCGGCAACCATCCGGTCAAGGATCTGCGCACGAACCGCTGCTTCATTACATCGCAAAACCACGGCTATACGGTCCTGGAAGAATCGATCGCCGCGACGGAGCTTGAAGTTACGCATATCAATAACAACGACCGGACGATCGAAGGACTGCGCCATAAGAAATATCCGGCGTTCTCCGTGCAGTATCACCCCGAGGCTTCCCCGGGACCGTTCGATTCGAGCTACCTGTTCGACGAATTCATGGAGCTGATCGAGCGGACGAAGGAAGAGCGCAAGGGCCTGCCGCGCCAGGCGCAAATCGCCGGCGCTTACGCCGAATCCCGCCGGAATCAACCGAAAGGAGACCTGCAGTATGCCCAAAAATAAAGACCTCAAGAAAATTCTCGTGATCGGCTCCGGCCCGATCGTCATCGGACAAGCCGCGGAGTTCGACTATGCGGGTACGCAGGCATGCCAGGCGCTGAAGGAAGAAGGCTTCGAGGTCGTTCTGATCAACTCCAACCCGGCTACGATCATGACCGACACGAATATGGCGGACAAAGTGTATATCGAGCCGATCACGCTCGATTTCGTCTCGCAGATTATCCGCCAGGAGCGTCCGGACGGACTGCTTCCGACGCTCGGCGGACAGACGGGCCTCAATATGGCCGTGCAGTTGGCGAAGGCGGGCATTCTGGAGAAAGAAAACGTCAAGCTGCTGGGCACGCAGTTGTCGGCGATCGAACGCGCCGAAGACCGCGACATGTTCCGCGATCTGATGCGCGAGCTCGGCCAGCCGGTTCCGGAGAGCACCATCGTCACGACGGTGGAGGAAGCGATCGCCTTCGCGAACGAGATCGGCTATCCGATCATCGTGCGTCCGGCTTACACGCTGGGCGGCACCGGCGGCGGCATCTGCCACAACGAGGAGGAAGCGCTGGAGATCGTCGCTTCCGGCCTGCGCTACAGCCCGATCGGACAATGCCTGATCGAGAAGAGCATCGCGGGCATGAAAGAGATCGAATACGAAGTCATGCGCGACGCCAACGACAACTGCATCGTCGTCTGCAACATGGAAAATATCGACCCGGTCGGCGTCCATACCGGCGACAGCATCGTCGTCGCGCCGAGCCAGACGCTGTCCGACCGCGAATACCAAATGCTCCGGTCGGCTTCGCTCAAAATTATCCGCGCCCTGAACATCGAGGGCGGATGCAACGTGCAGTTTGCGCTCGATCCGCACAGCTATCAATATTACGTCATCGAAGTAAACCCGCGCGTCAGCCGTTCGTCGGCGCTTGCGTCCAAAGCGACGGGTTATCCGATCGCGAAAATGGCGGCGAAAATCGCCGTCGGTTATACGCTTGACGAAATCGTCAACCCGGTCACCGGTCAAACCTATGCTTGCTTCGAACCGACGCTGGACTACGTCGTCTCCAAAATCCCGCGCTGGCCGTTCGATAAATTCACGAGCGCCAACCGGAAGCTGGGCACGCAGATGAAAGCGACCGGCGAGGTTATGGCGATCGGCCGCACATTCGAGGAATCGATCCACAAAGCGGTTCGCTCGCTGGAGATCGGCGTGCACCGGCTGGCTCTGAAAGACGCCTCCGACCTCGCCGACGACGTGCTGGAGGCGCGGCTGGCCAAGCCGGACGACGAGCGCCTCTTCCTCGTCTGCGAGGCGTTCCGCCGCGGATGGGAGCTGCAGCGCGTCCAGGATTTGACCAAGATCGACTGGTGGTTCCTGCACAAGCTGCAAGGACTCGTCGAATTCGAAAGCGTGCTGCTGACGCCGGAGCTTGACCGGGAGCTGCTGCTCGAAGCGAAGCGCAAAGGGTTCACCGACCGGGCGATCGCCGAGCTGCGCCGCGAAGCGGGCGGCGGCCTGAATCTGACGACGGAAGCCGAAGTGCGCGCCGCACGTCTCGCGCACAACATCAAGCCGGTCTACAAAATGGTTGACACGTGCGCGGCCGAATTCGAGGCTTCCACGCCTTACTACTACTCGACGTACGAGACGGAGAACGAAGTGGTCGAGAGCGGCAAGCCCAAAGTGCTTGTGCTCGGCTCCGGTCCGATCCGGATCGGCCAAGGCATCGAATTCGACTATTCGACGGTGCATGCGGTATGGGCGATCCAAGCCGCCGGCTATGAAGCGGTGATCATCAACAACAACCCGGAGACGGTGTCGACGGACTTCAGCACCTCGGACCGGCTGTACTTCGAGCCGCTGTTCTTCGAAGACGTCATGAACGTCATCGAGCAGGAGAAGCCGGTCGGCGTCATCGTGCAGTTCGGCGGACAAACGGCGATCAATCTGGCCGCGCCGCTGGCGCGCGCGGGCGTGCGTATCCTCGGCTCCAGCCTGGAGAGCATCGACACCGCCGAAGACCGCAAGAAGTTCGAGGAGCTGCTGCGCTCGCTCAATATCGCCCAGCCTCCGGGCGGGACGGTTACGTCGGTCGATCAGGCGGTCAGCACGGCGTCTAAATTCGGCTATCCCGTGCTGGTGCGCCCGTCTTACGTCCTGGGCGGCCGCGCGATGGAGATCGTCTACTCCGACGAAGAGCTGCTCTCATACATGGAACACGCGGTGAAAATCAATCCGGAGCACCCGGTTCTGATCGACCGCTACATGCTGGGCGTCGAAGTGGAGGTCGACGCGATCTGCGACAAGGAGACGGTGCTCATTCCCGGCATCATGGAGCATGTCGAGCGCGCAGGCGTCCACTCCGGCGACTCGATCGCGGTTTATCCGCCGCAGACGATCTCCGAAGACGTGAAGCAGCAGGTGATCGACATCACGATCAAGATCGCCCGCGCGCTTGAGGTCGTCGGTCTCGTCAACATCCAGTTCGTCATCTACGAAGGCAAGGCTTACGTCATCGAGGTCAACCCGCGCTCCTCGCGGACGGTTCCGTTCCTGTCCAAAGTGACGAACGTGCCGATGGCCAACGTCGCGACCCGGGTCATCCTCGGCGAAAAGCTGGCGGACATGGGTTATCAAACGGGACTGTGGCCGGAAGACGAGTTCGTGTCGGTGAAAGTGCCGGTGTTCTCGTTCGCGAAGCTGCGCCGCGTCGAGCCGACGCTCGGACCGGAGATGAAGTCCACCGGCGAAGTGATGGGCCGCGATGTCAACTTCGCCAAAGCGCTGTACAAAGGACTGCTCGGAGCGGGCATGAAAATCCCGAACGCGGGCTCCGTCATCTGCACGGTGTCCGACAAGGACAAAGCGGAAGCGGTCGAGCTGATGCGTTTGTTCCACGAGCTGGGCTACAAGATTCTGGCGACGGGCGGCACGGCGAAGGCGCTGCAGGACGCGCGCATCCCCGTTACGGTCGTGAACAAATTAAGCGAAGGTTCGCCGAACATTCTCGACCTGATCCGCAGCGGCGAAGCCAACTTCGTCGTCAATACGCTCACTAAAGGCAAAACGCCGGAGCGCGACGGCTTCCGCATCCGCCGCGAGGCGGTCGAGAACGGCGTCGTCTGCTTGACGTCGCTGGATACGGTGCGCGCGATGCTGCGCATGCTCGAGACGCTGAACTTCTCGTCTCGCTCGATGCCGGTGTTCGCGAACACCGCGAAGCAATAAACCGAATCGGAAGGGCATGGGCCGCGGCCCGCTTCCGGCCTGCCGGCCGGAGCGGCCGCCATCATGCCCTTCGTTATGCGCACAGGAGGATAGACATGGCGATCACCAAGGAGCAAGCGGCTGGACGCATTATGGTCGCGCTCGATTATCCGAATTGGGCCGCGGCGGAGAAGCTGCTGAACGCGCTGGAGGGAATTCCGTGCTGGATGAAGGTGGGCATGGAGCTGATATACGCGGAAGGGCTGTCGATTATCGGCGATTTGCGCCGCCGCGGTTACCGCGTATTCGTCGATCTGAAGCTGCACGACATACCGAACACGGTGAGGGGCGGAATCGCAAGCCTGACGCGGCACGGCGCGAACATGCTGAACGTCCATGCCGCGGGAGGAAGGCGCATGCTGGAGGCCGCCCGTGAGGGGCTTGAGCAAGGGCTGCAGGGGAGCGGCTCGTCCGCGGAACGCCCGCTGCTTATCGCGGTAACTCAGCTTACGAGCACGAGCCGGGAGACGATGAACGGAGAGATCGGCATTCCGGGCACCGTCGAAGACACGGTCGTGCGCTACGCCCGGATGGCCGCCGAGTCGGGGCTGGACGGCGTCGTCAGCTCTCCGCTGGAAGTCCGGATCGTCAAGGAAGCGTGCGGCGACGGCTTTATTACCGTCACGCCGGGAATCCGTCCCGCCGGATCGGATATCGGCGATCAGAGCCGGATTATGACGCCGGGCCAAGCGATTGCGGCGGGCACCGATTACATGGTGATCGGAAGGGCGATCACGGCCGCCGCCGATCCGCGCGCCTCGATGGAGGCGATTCTCGACGAGCTTGTGGCGCATGCGTAACGACGCATTTCCAACCCATACCAAGGAGGACATCCGATGAATTCGAACGTATCCGCTCTCGCTGCCCAAGTGGCGCAATCGCTGCTCGACATCGAAGCCGTCGTGCTTCGCCCGAACGAGCCCTTCACTTGGACGTCCGGCATGAAATCGCCCATTTATTGCGACAACCGGCTGACGCTGTCGTATCCGGCGATCCGCAATCAGATTGCGGAGGGCTTCGCTTCCATCATCCGCGAGAAATACCCGGAAGCCGAAGTGCTGGCCGGCATCGCGACGGGCGGAATCGCCCATGCGGCGTTCGCGGCCGAGAAGCTGGGGCTGCCGATGATCTACGTGCGCGACAAAGCGAAAGGGCACGGCAAGCAAAACATGATCGAAGGCGTGCTGAAGCCGGGGCAGAAGGTCGTCATGATCGAAGATCTGATCTCGACGGGCGGCAGCTCCCTGAAGGCGGCGTTGGCGGTCAGGGAAGCCGGAGCCGAGGTGCTGGCGACGCTTGCGATTTTCACGTACGAGTTCGAGCAGTCGGTCCGGGCTTTCGCGGAGGCGGGGATTCCGCTGCATACCGTCACCAATTACACGAAACTGACGGAAGCGGCGCTCGAATCGGGCCGCATCGGCGAAGAAGAGATGGCGCTGCTGAAAGCATGGCGCAGCGATCCCGCTGCTTACGGCGCCCGATTCGCGTAAGCGGATCGAACAAGAAACGGCGTGGTTGCCGTCCGGTTGACGGACGGCAACCACGCCGTTTTGTTGTCCGTTGCCCCAAGAAAGTCCCGCTGCGATCCGAGGGAGAAGCTGCCGCCGCGCTGCTGCTTCTGTCCCCGGCAGCAGCCTTCCAATGTTACTCCTTCGGGTGAATCATCTGCTCCGGCCGGACGATCTCGTCGAACTGCTCTCCGGTCAGCAGTCCGCTGGCCAAGGCGGCCTCGCGCAGCGTCAATCCTTCCGCATGGGCTTTTTTGGCGATGGCCGCGGCATTCTCGTAGCCGATATACGGGTTGAGCGCGGTGACGAGCATCAACGAACGCTCCAGATGGCGGCTGATGACTTCGCGGTTCGGTTCGATGCCGACCGCGCAGCGTTCGTTAAACGAATGTATCGCATCCGCCAGCAGGCGGGCGGATTGCAGGAAATTGTAAGCGATGACCGGCTTGAACACGTTTAATTCGAAGTTGCCCTGGCTCGCGGCGAAGCCGATGGCGGCGTCATTGCCCATCACCTGGCAGGCGACCATCGTCATCGCTTCGGATTGGGTCGGATTCACCTTGCCGGGCATGATCGAGCTTCCCGGTTCATTGGCGGGGATCGTAATCTCACCGATGCCGCTGCGCGGGCCGCTGGCCAACCAGCGCACGTCGTTGGCGATTTTCATCAGGTCGGCGGCCAGCGCCTTCAGCGCTCCGTGCACGAATACCAGCTCGTCGTGACTTGTCAACGCGTGAAATTTGTTGGCGGCGCTTCTGAACGTTTTGCCGGTCCATTTGCTGATTTCTTCGGCGACCATCTCACCGAAGCGGGGGTGCGCGTTAATGCCGGTGCCGACCGCTGTTCCTCCGATTGCCAGCTCCCTCAGCGTTTCCGCAGAATCGCGGATCATTTGCTCCGATTTTTCCAGCATGCGGTGCCAGCCGCTGATTTCCTGCCCCAGCGTAAGCGGAGTGGCGTCCTGCAGATGCGTTCGGCCGATTTTAATCAGATCCATGTACTCGCGGCTTTTGTCCGCCAGCGTGTTCTTCAGCGCCTCCAGGGAGGGCAGCACCCGGTCCTCGACCGCAATCAGCGCGGCGATGTGCATCGCCGTCGGAAACGTGTCGTTGGAGCTCTGCGACCGGTTTACGTCATCGTTCGGATGCACCGTCTTGTCGATTCCCCGTTCCGCAAGCAGTTGATTGGCACGGCGGGCGATCACTTCGTTGACGTTCATGTTCGACTGCGTGCCGCTTCCCGTCTGCCAGACCACGAGGGGGAAATGCTCGTCCCAGCGGCCCGCGACGATCTCGTCGGCGGCATCGGCGATAGCGGACGCTTTGTCCGGATCGAGCTTCCCGAGCCGTTCGTTGACGATCGCCGCGCTTTTTTTCAGAATCGCCAAAGGGTAGATCAGTTCCAGCGGCATACGTTCCGTGCCGATGCGGAAATTTTCCAGGCTCCGCTGCGTTTGCGCCCCCCACAGTTTGTCGGCGGGGACGCGGACGGGGCCCAGCGTATCTTTTTCGATCCGGTAATCCATCAAGGGCTCCTCCTTCACATCTGTTCGTATCCATCCATAAGAAATATAAAACAATATTTTATATCGGTATAGCCGGGAATTCGGCGGCCGCGTCGAATTTAGCGATACAAACATCGGGGAAAAGCGGGTTTGCCCCGTTTTTCCGCCGATTTCTCGTCGATCCCTCTCGCCGCAGGGATGTGTACAGGCAGGGTCAAACGAGACGCGTCTGCAGATCGGGCGCGATTCAGGGCGTCGTTCGCACGGCCAAATGCAAATATACACTCTGGTGCTGCACTAAGTGGGGTTAATCGCCGATTCGGCTGCCTTGCGGGTTGATCTTGGCGTGTATTTTTGCATTCCGCAGGCCAAAAATGACAGTCGAGCGGACGCAATCGCCTCGGCGTAACACCCTCCTTGCGCGTGGTGTTTTTACAAGATTATCGTTCCTCTCCGTCCATAGGCGTATACGGCTTGAAAAGGGATCGTCCCGGGAGGCGGAGCGGCTGCCGAAGCCGCTTGCGGCCGCCGGAAATTTGCAGTACCATCGAATAAGCAGAGGAAACAAGGGCAGACGGAAAAGGGAGAGATGACCCATGACGCATCCGGCGCTATGGTCGCAGCTCGGGGCGGTCGTATTCTCGGGAGTGATGGGCTCTGCGCTGATCGTGTTGCGGCTGCGGGCGGCGAAAAAGCCGACTTCGCTGCGAAAAATCGTAATCCCCCCGTTAGGCATGTCAACCGGGTTTTTGATGTTCGCCTTTCCGCCTATGCGCATTCCGTGGTTGTGGGGGACGGCGGCCTTTGCCATCGGGCTTCTGATCTTTGCGTTCCCGCTGATCGTGACGACCCGGATGGAGCGGCGGGAAGAGGAGATTTATATCAAGCGCTCCAAAGCGTTTGTTTTTATTCTGGCGATCCTGTTCGCGGTCCGTTTCGCCCTGCGCGGCGCGGTGGAGCCGTATTTGACGGTGCCCCAGACGGGCGCGCTGTTTTATTTGCTCGCGTTCGGCATGATTTTGCCCTGGCGGCTGGCGATGCTCGGGGAATACCTGGCGCTGAAAAGAAACGCGGAGGCGACGGAGCGGACATCGGGCTGATCCGCTCTGAAACCAAAACGGCTCCCGATCCCTGCAGGGGATGGGAGCCGTTTTGGTTATTCGTTGTCCGGAGCCTCGTACCGGACGCTTTTGGACGGAGCGGATTCGCCCGCCGCATTCACGGCGGTTACCCTGTACCAGCCGTCGTAGACCAGAGCGTAATAGGCGAACCGGTTTAATTTAGCCGTTCCGATCTTGCGGTACGTGCCGTTTTGCTCCTCGCTGTAGTAGATCTCGTACCGCTCAACCGATTGCTCCGCCGGGTTTTTCTTCCATTCGAGTTCGATTCCCGCGCCCGAAGCTTTAACCGCCAGGTTCTCCGGCGCGGAAGGCTTGGATGCGGGCGGATGCTCTCCGGACCCGTTCTCTCCCGGCAACGGAAGGGGGCTGCCCGGATTGCCCGAGCCGTTGCCGCCGTTTTGTTCCGGTCCCGCCGGAGCCGTTCCAGCGCGGCCGTCCGTATAGACGGGAGTGCCGGGGGGCGATTCGTTGCCGGCAACATCCACGGCGGTCACATAATAACCGAACGTTCCGCCGCCGGGCAGCGTATCGGTATAGGTCAACTCGGCTTCCCCCGCGTAGATGACGGCGCCGGCGACACGGACAAACCGGTTGTCGCCTGCCGACCGGTAAATGCGGTACCCCACGACATCCGGCGACGGGGAAGCGGTCAGCGTCAGGACGGCGTGATTGCCGTTTGCTGCGACCGTAAAAGCCGGCGCGACGGGCGGTTTCCCGTCGTCGGCGCGGGGATCGGTTTCGCTTGGCGGATCGCCGTTGTAGTCGACCGGGATATAATGTTCGATCGGCTTGCGGTCTTTGGCCGGAAGCTGCTGCAGCGCCTCCTCGATATTTTTCAGGATGT
This DNA window, taken from Paenibacillus thermoaerophilus, encodes the following:
- a CDS encoding dihydroorotase, with translation MKVWILNGNVWNDRRQALEPKHVRVDGEIIAEIRDASEGLPDTAGHEVVDAAGRLLSAGFIDMHVHLREPGYEHKETIATGTASAARGGFTTIACMPNTKPPTDTPERVRYVLDKAKEAGPVRVLPYAAITKSQLGRELTDFAALKEAGAIGFTDDGVGVQNAKMMKDAMALAASLGLPIVAHCEEDTLLEGAAFSEGEFVKRHGLKGIPNESESIHVGRDTLLAEATGVHYHVCHVSTEQSVRLIRLAKQHGVRVTAEVCPHHLLLSDEDIPGLDANWKMNPPLRSPRDVKAVIEGLEDGTIDIIVTDHAPHSEEEKARGVDKAPFGIVGFETAFPLLYTKFVATGRWSLGFLLERMTRKPADVFGLGLGRLEPGQPADLTIVDLEKEAEVDPAKFLTKGRNTPFAGWKLKGWPVWTMAAGRVAWSE
- the carA gene encoding glutamine-hydrolyzing carbamoyl-phosphate synthase small subunit, encoding MQAILLLEDGTVFTGRAFGAQTDSVGEVVFNTGITGYQEVLSDPSYCGQIVTMTYPLIGNYGITRDDFESVRPYIHGFVVREQETVPSNWRAQYSLDELLKEYGIPGIYGIDTRMLTRKIRHHGVMKGVLSTSGKSVEELRQLLDSTPLMTDQVSRVSTRSVFSAPGDKHRVVLMDFGAKSGILRDLTKRGCDVVVVPHDTTADQIRRLAPDGILLSNGPGDPKDVPHAVQTVRELLGEYPLFGICLGHQLFALACGADTTKLKFGHRGGNHPVKDLRTNRCFITSQNHGYTVLEESIAATELEVTHINNNDRTIEGLRHKKYPAFSVQYHPEASPGPFDSSYLFDEFMELIERTKEERKGLPRQAQIAGAYAESRRNQPKGDLQYAQK
- the carB gene encoding carbamoyl-phosphate synthase large subunit, translated to MPKNKDLKKILVIGSGPIVIGQAAEFDYAGTQACQALKEEGFEVVLINSNPATIMTDTNMADKVYIEPITLDFVSQIIRQERPDGLLPTLGGQTGLNMAVQLAKAGILEKENVKLLGTQLSAIERAEDRDMFRDLMRELGQPVPESTIVTTVEEAIAFANEIGYPIIVRPAYTLGGTGGGICHNEEEALEIVASGLRYSPIGQCLIEKSIAGMKEIEYEVMRDANDNCIVVCNMENIDPVGVHTGDSIVVAPSQTLSDREYQMLRSASLKIIRALNIEGGCNVQFALDPHSYQYYVIEVNPRVSRSSALASKATGYPIAKMAAKIAVGYTLDEIVNPVTGQTYACFEPTLDYVVSKIPRWPFDKFTSANRKLGTQMKATGEVMAIGRTFEESIHKAVRSLEIGVHRLALKDASDLADDVLEARLAKPDDERLFLVCEAFRRGWELQRVQDLTKIDWWFLHKLQGLVEFESVLLTPELDRELLLEAKRKGFTDRAIAELRREAGGGLNLTTEAEVRAARLAHNIKPVYKMVDTCAAEFEASTPYYYSTYETENEVVESGKPKVLVLGSGPIRIGQGIEFDYSTVHAVWAIQAAGYEAVIINNNPETVSTDFSTSDRLYFEPLFFEDVMNVIEQEKPVGVIVQFGGQTAINLAAPLARAGVRILGSSLESIDTAEDRKKFEELLRSLNIAQPPGGTVTSVDQAVSTASKFGYPVLVRPSYVLGGRAMEIVYSDEELLSYMEHAVKINPEHPVLIDRYMLGVEVEVDAICDKETVLIPGIMEHVERAGVHSGDSIAVYPPQTISEDVKQQVIDITIKIARALEVVGLVNIQFVIYEGKAYVIEVNPRSSRTVPFLSKVTNVPMANVATRVILGEKLADMGYQTGLWPEDEFVSVKVPVFSFAKLRRVEPTLGPEMKSTGEVMGRDVNFAKALYKGLLGAGMKIPNAGSVICTVSDKDKAEAVELMRLFHELGYKILATGGTAKALQDARIPVTVVNKLSEGSPNILDLIRSGEANFVVNTLTKGKTPERDGFRIRREAVENGVVCLTSLDTVRAMLRMLETLNFSSRSMPVFANTAKQ
- the pyrF gene encoding orotidine-5'-phosphate decarboxylase, which gives rise to MAITKEQAAGRIMVALDYPNWAAAEKLLNALEGIPCWMKVGMELIYAEGLSIIGDLRRRGYRVFVDLKLHDIPNTVRGGIASLTRHGANMLNVHAAGGRRMLEAAREGLEQGLQGSGSSAERPLLIAVTQLTSTSRETMNGEIGIPGTVEDTVVRYARMAAESGLDGVVSSPLEVRIVKEACGDGFITVTPGIRPAGSDIGDQSRIMTPGQAIAAGTDYMVIGRAITAAADPRASMEAILDELVAHA
- the pyrE gene encoding orotate phosphoribosyltransferase — its product is MNSNVSALAAQVAQSLLDIEAVVLRPNEPFTWTSGMKSPIYCDNRLTLSYPAIRNQIAEGFASIIREKYPEAEVLAGIATGGIAHAAFAAEKLGLPMIYVRDKAKGHGKQNMIEGVLKPGQKVVMIEDLISTGGSSLKAALAVREAGAEVLATLAIFTYEFEQSVRAFAEAGIPLHTVTNYTKLTEAALESGRIGEEEMALLKAWRSDPAAYGARFA
- the fumC gene encoding class II fumarate hydratase; this translates as MDYRIEKDTLGPVRVPADKLWGAQTQRSLENFRIGTERMPLELIYPLAILKKSAAIVNERLGKLDPDKASAIADAADEIVAGRWDEHFPLVVWQTGSGTQSNMNVNEVIARRANQLLAERGIDKTVHPNDDVNRSQSSNDTFPTAMHIAALIAVEDRVLPSLEALKNTLADKSREYMDLIKIGRTHLQDATPLTLGQEISGWHRMLEKSEQMIRDSAETLRELAIGGTAVGTGINAHPRFGEMVAEEISKWTGKTFRSAANKFHALTSHDELVFVHGALKALAADLMKIANDVRWLASGPRSGIGEITIPANEPGSSIMPGKVNPTQSEAMTMVACQVMGNDAAIGFAASQGNFELNVFKPVIAYNFLQSARLLADAIHSFNERCAVGIEPNREVISRHLERSLMLVTALNPYIGYENAAAIAKKAHAEGLTLREAALASGLLTGEQFDEIVRPEQMIHPKE
- a CDS encoding CcdC family protein, whose product is MTHPALWSQLGAVVFSGVMGSALIVLRLRAAKKPTSLRKIVIPPLGMSTGFLMFAFPPMRIPWLWGTAAFAIGLLIFAFPLIVTTRMERREEEIYIKRSKAFVFILAILFAVRFALRGAVEPYLTVPQTGALFYLLAFGMILPWRLAMLGEYLALKRNAEATERTSG